A genomic segment from Bradyrhizobium sp. CB1015 encodes:
- a CDS encoding cold-shock protein, which yields MAMGTVKWFNPTKGYGFIQPDNGGKDVFVHISAVEKAGFTSLAEGAKVSFDVVNNRGKDSAENLRIG from the coding sequence GTGGCTATGGGGACAGTTAAGTGGTTCAACCCGACGAAGGGTTATGGATTCATTCAACCAGACAACGGCGGCAAAGACGTCTTTGTTCACATCTCGGCAGTTGAAAAAGCCGGTTTCACCTCTCTCGCAGAGGGCGCAAAAGTTAGCTTTGACGTCGTGAATAACCGCGGCAAAGACTCGGCGGAAAATCTAAGAATTGGCTGA
- a CDS encoding P27 family phage terminase small subunit, whose amino-acid sequence MASPKPPDHLSRAAKAWWRQVHTDYDLDDHHRHLLRLACESLDQSEQARAAISEDGAVVLDRFGCQKPSPWVDIQHKAQNRFRILCRELGLDVQPADGPRMPRDATYGNRR is encoded by the coding sequence ATGGCCTCGCCGAAACCTCCAGATCACCTCTCTCGGGCTGCCAAAGCCTGGTGGCGGCAGGTGCATACGGATTACGACTTGGACGACCACCACCGCCATCTGCTGCGGCTAGCCTGCGAAAGTTTGGATCAATCTGAGCAGGCGCGCGCAGCCATTTCGGAGGACGGTGCGGTAGTTCTGGACCGTTTTGGCTGTCAGAAACCCAGCCCATGGGTAGACATCCAGCACAAAGCGCAGAACCGATTCCGGATTCTATGCCGTGAACTCGGCCTGGATGTGCAGCCTGCAGACGGGCCGCGCATGCCTCGTGATGCGACCTATGGAAACCGACGCTAA
- a CDS encoding HK97 family phage prohead protease: MTDNVISGFAIVYNSPTVIAGEWREQLAPGSLTRTLRESPDVVMILNHDVGRVLGRTAAGSLQLRESNAGLYFSLTVDPTTPEGQTALGTVGRQDVRGCSFGFRVRAEEWEDGGDRLPLRTITDLDLFELTLTALPAYPTTTAALRSSNSAAARRRIEAKMRARGIL; the protein is encoded by the coding sequence GTGACTGATAACGTTATCTCGGGCTTCGCCATCGTCTACAACAGCCCGACGGTGATCGCTGGCGAATGGCGAGAACAGCTCGCGCCGGGAAGCCTTACACGAACGCTCAGGGAAAGCCCGGACGTGGTCATGATCTTAAACCACGATGTCGGCCGCGTGCTGGGCCGCACGGCTGCAGGCTCTCTGCAACTGAGAGAGAGTAACGCTGGCTTGTACTTTTCTTTGACGGTCGATCCAACCACGCCGGAGGGCCAAACCGCGCTTGGAACTGTCGGACGGCAGGATGTGCGTGGCTGCAGCTTCGGTTTCAGAGTTCGCGCGGAGGAATGGGAAGATGGTGGCGATCGCCTCCCACTTCGAACGATTACGGACCTTGATCTGTTCGAACTGACCCTGACTGCACTGCCTGCCTATCCAACAACAACCGCCGCATTGCGCTCAAGCAACAGTGCTGCAGCACGGCGCCGCATCGAAGCAAAGATGAGAGCCCGCGGCATTCTTTAG
- a CDS encoding DUF5131 family protein, producing MAETSIEWTDATWNPVAGCAILSPGCTNCYAMRMAARLDAMGVAKYKGLTRKSGGRAKWTGKLYLDRKALDTPKGWSKPRQIFVNSMSDLFHEDVPPDFVADVWSTMSATPQHTYQILTKRPDRMAEITSDLPVLRNVWLGTSVESADYLGRIDELRAVRAVVRFISFEPLLGSVADANLKKIQWAIVGGESGPKARPMDAEWVREIESACRRYGTAFFFKQWGGKNKKAAGRMLNGRTYDEMPALRM from the coding sequence ATGGCCGAAACCTCGATCGAATGGACCGATGCGACGTGGAACCCTGTCGCCGGTTGCGCCATTCTCTCGCCTGGCTGCACCAACTGCTACGCCATGCGGATGGCCGCGCGCCTCGACGCCATGGGCGTTGCGAAGTACAAGGGGCTGACGAGAAAGAGCGGCGGCCGAGCGAAGTGGACTGGGAAGCTTTATCTGGATCGGAAGGCGCTCGACACCCCGAAAGGCTGGAGTAAGCCACGCCAGATTTTCGTGAATTCGATGTCTGACCTCTTCCACGAAGATGTGCCGCCGGATTTCGTTGCCGATGTGTGGTCGACGATGTCAGCTACGCCGCAGCACACCTACCAGATCCTCACGAAGCGACCGGATCGCATGGCTGAGATCACATCGGATCTGCCAGTGTTGCGCAACGTTTGGCTCGGCACGAGCGTGGAGAGCGCGGATTATCTTGGCAGAATCGATGAACTGCGTGCGGTGCGCGCCGTGGTGCGCTTCATCTCGTTTGAGCCACTGCTCGGGTCTGTCGCCGACGCCAACCTCAAGAAAATTCAATGGGCCATAGTGGGCGGCGAAAGTGGTCCGAAGGCTCGGCCGATGGATGCTGAGTGGGTTCGCGAGATCGAGTCCGCCTGTCGCCGCTATGGCACCGCATTTTTCTTCAAACAATGGGGCGGCAAGAACAAGAAAGCCGCTGGGCGCATGCTAAACGGCCGCACCTATGACGAGATGCCGGCCTTGAGAATGTGA
- the tcmP gene encoding three-Cys-motif partner protein TcmP gives MTDHEFGDQHTELKLSIVEKYLHFFTTALRNKFPQLWYIDAFAGTGYRTVRHEAIPASLIDAGEPERIERRRGSAKIAIDVTPRFDFLVFIENKPSYVRALEDLRARHPDRRIAVVKNDANEGLKSLLASNSWRSTRAVLFLDPYGMEVDWSTLVAIAKTQAIDVWYLFSLAGFYRQATRDHADLDEDKRAALTRMLGTDEWERELYSANTTYDLFGGDDGVSLRREADLVALEAYAKRRLETIFGAVLDPLPLPLHERPQRFSLFFCISSQNPAAIKLARTVGNHILKAGISS, from the coding sequence ATGACAGATCACGAGTTTGGCGACCAACACACCGAACTAAAGCTCTCGATCGTTGAAAAGTATCTGCATTTCTTCACGACAGCTTTACGCAACAAGTTCCCTCAACTCTGGTATATCGACGCCTTTGCAGGCACCGGCTACCGGACAGTTCGCCATGAGGCTATTCCAGCCAGCCTTATTGACGCTGGTGAACCGGAGCGGATCGAGCGACGCCGCGGTTCCGCAAAAATCGCAATCGATGTGACACCCCGCTTCGATTTTCTGGTGTTCATCGAGAACAAGCCATCTTATGTCCGAGCGCTTGAAGACTTGAGGGCACGACACCCTGATAGGCGCATCGCTGTCGTAAAGAATGATGCCAACGAAGGGCTGAAGTCTTTGCTCGCGTCAAACAGTTGGAGATCGACTCGCGCCGTTCTATTCCTAGATCCGTACGGCATGGAAGTTGACTGGTCGACATTGGTGGCTATCGCGAAGACTCAAGCAATCGACGTATGGTACTTGTTTTCGCTAGCAGGCTTTTACCGTCAGGCGACGCGCGATCACGCCGACTTAGATGAGGACAAAAGAGCCGCTCTAACACGCATGCTCGGTACGGACGAATGGGAGCGCGAACTATATTCCGCGAACACAACGTACGATCTTTTTGGCGGTGATGACGGCGTTTCCTTGAGGCGAGAGGCCGATCTGGTCGCGCTAGAGGCCTACGCCAAAAGGCGGCTAGAGACCATCTTTGGAGCGGTGCTTGACCCTCTGCCATTACCCCTACACGAGCGGCCACAGCGCTTCTCTCTGTTCTTCTGTATCTCTAGCCAGAATCCCGCCGCGATCAAATTGGCCAGGACCGTCGGCAATCACATTCTCAAGGCCGGCATCTCGTCATAG
- a CDS encoding ribbon-helix-helix domain-containing protein, with product MKRQAVKVRKKRGPAPTGKGTQIQVRLQQDDLSAVDSWIAEQEKAPTRPEAIRTLMRQALKSKPKG from the coding sequence ATGAAGCGCCAAGCCGTGAAAGTACGGAAGAAGCGAGGACCCGCCCCAACCGGCAAGGGCACGCAGATCCAGGTCCGCTTGCAGCAGGATGACTTGTCAGCCGTCGACAGTTGGATCGCAGAGCAAGAAAAAGCGCCTACCCGGCCGGAGGCCATCCGGACGCTGATGCGGCAGGCGCTGAAGTCCAAGCCGAAAGGCTGA